Genomic DNA from Enterococcus saccharolyticus subsp. saccharolyticus:
GGGTACGCTGGGTTAAGAGCTTTACATGAATTACAAAAAAAAGCAGCTGGAGAGTTTCGTATCACTTTAGTGGATCGTAATGCATACCACTATGAAGCAACTGACTTACATGAAGTTGCTGCAGGTACACAACCAAAAGAAAAAATTACTTACGACATTAAAGATGTAGTTAATCCTAAAGTTACAACATTTATTCAAGATGAAGTGGTAAAAATTAATCCAGATACAAAAGAAGTTGAATTAAAAAACAACAAACCTGTGCGTTATGACTACTTAATCATTGGTTTAGGGTTCCGTTCAGAAACGTTTGGTATTCCGGGCGCGGAAGAAAATGCATTAGAAATGGTTAACATTGATTCAGCAGTAAAAATTTATGAACATATTCAAGATGCAATGGCGAAATACAAAGAAACAAAAGACAAAAAATATTTGAAATTAGTTGTCTGTGGTGCTGGATTTACTGGTATCGAATTAGTTGGTTCTCTTGTAGAAGCGAAAAAAGGTTACGCAAAACTTGCTGGTGTTACTCCAGATGAAATCGAAATCTATTGTGTCGAAGCAGCACCAACAATTTTACCAATGTTTAACGATGAATTAACAAACTATTGCTTAAAACAATTAGATAAATGGAATGTTCATTTAATGACTGGTTGTGCGATTAAAGGCATCAAACCAGAACATGTTGTTTACGCAAATGGTGATGTTGAAAAAGAATTAGAAGCTGCAACAATCATCTGGACAACAGGTGTAAGTGGAAGCTTTGTTATGGGTGAATCTGGCTTTGACGAACGTCGTGGTCGCGTAGTAGTAAATGAAGATTTAACTGCACCAGGTCATGATGACATCTACATCATCGGTGACGTTGCTGCTGTAATGGATAAAGAATCCAATCGTCCTTACCCAACAACTGCACAAATTGCTTTAAAAATGGGTGAATACACAGCGAAACATTTAGTGAACCGTATAAAAGGTCAATCAACTCCAGGATTTGTTTTCAAATCTGCAGGTTCTGTGGCTTCAATTGGTAACACACATGCATTTGGTATGGTTGGAAAAACTGGCGTAAAAGGTTACCCAGCTTCATTCATCAAAAAAATGATTATGAACAAATCATTATATGAAACAGGTGGCGTGAAAGAAGTAATGGCGAAAGGTCGCTTTGACTTATACCATTAAGCCGAAAATAGTCAACAGCCAAACAGTCTTTCTGTTTGGCTGTTTTTTTGTGCAAGAGATACATAGTGTCAAATGGTTGTCTAATGACTTGGAACGCAAGATAATAAATAGAAAGCGATTACGTTTTAAGGAGGACAATCCATCCCAATATTTTATTTATTTTGACCGATCAACAGCGTAAAGACACGTTGTCAACATACGGTGATTTGCCCTGCACAACCCCTCATTTAACGGCATGTTAACCAATTCTTATAATTACGGGAATATGGTACAGGAATTAGCTGATACACCAGAATTATTGAGTCGTCAATTAGCCAACGCGGGGTATCAAGTGGGCTATACAGGAAAATGGCATTTAGGTTCGGGTGTTGATAATGTGAAAAAAGATGCCTATATTCAAAAGTATATGGGCGACATTCAATTTGCAGAATTTAGTTTGCGCAATGACGCATTACCGACTACAGTTGGGTATACAGGCGATGATTTTCCCGGACATGGTTTTGGCGGCCATTATTATCCGCAATTTCAAGAGTACTTAGCAGAAATTCAATTGGAGTTTAACATTGAACAAATTATCAACTAAACAAGAAAAACTAATCCGAACGAGGGGAAGGACGCGGTGCTACTTCTCGTTCGGATTAGTTATTTGATTTATTTTAATTCTTCACAAAGGTCAGCATAACTGGCAGTCTGATCTGAGGCAAAAATGCGATAGTGGAGTGTATCCTTTTTACCATCATGCAAAATGACTAGGCGTTCTTGGTTAGGTTCAAAATGATTGATTGAAAAAACTGTAAAACGATCGTCAATAATTTCAATATCACGTAATGACTTGGATAACACTTTGCGAATATGATGCACCTTTTTGATTCGTTCATCGGCTTTTTCGGCTGCTTTTTTCAATGTAAAACCTTCATCTAAATAATATTTGATTAATTCGACTTTCACAACTGTCGGCAAGCGATAACGACGGGCGGCATGTGTTTTGTCGGGAACTGACGTAATCCATCCCTTTTCTTCCCAATAGCGTAGTTGTCTTGGTGAAGTACCACTCATTTCACTTAGTTCGCTAATACCTATCAGCAAATGATCGCTATCTAATAATTGTTTTAATAGAGAAGGTTTCATCTTTTTTTCCTCATTTCCATAAGTCTCTCTCTTTATTGTACTTTTAATTACATATGTGTCAAGTTAGTTGACAAAGATTAAAAAAAGGAATAAAGTATGCAATGCTGAACAAGAAAAAAGGAGATGAATAAATGAGCAGCAAACAACCTTTAGATATTTATGGAAAACCATATAATCGTACGTTATTAGTAGCGATTTTACTAATTGGTACATTCTGTACGGTATTAAATCAAACATTATTAACAACGGCTTTTCCAGCATTAATGAAAGCATTTGATATTACCGCATCAGATGTACAATGGTTAACAACAGGTTTCTTATTAGTCAACGGAATTATGATTCCAATTAGCGCGTGGTTAATCAATAAATTTAGCTCACGAAGCTTGTACTTATTTTCAATGACGGTTTTCTTACTGGGAACATTGGCGTGCTTTATGGCACCAAACTTTGGGACCTTGTTAGTTGGTCGTTTGATTCAAGCGAGTGGTGTAGGTCTATCCATGCCCTTGCTACAAAATATTATGTTATCTATTTTCCCACCTGAAAAACGTGGAGCTGCGATGGGGATGTCAGGTGTGGTTATCGGATTAGCCCCTGCGTTAGGACCAACATTATCAGGTTGGATTATTGACCATTATTCTTGGCGTGAATTATTTGGTATGATTTTACCAATTGCTGTAATTGTATTAATTCTAGCCTTCTTTTTAATGCGTAGTGTCATTCCACTTTCTAACCCCAGCATTGATATCTTCTCTGCATTATTATCAAGTGTCGGTTTTGGTGCCTTGCTTTACGGTTTCTCAAGTGTTGGTAACAAAGGCTGGGATAGTATTGAAGTTTTAGGGTACATTGGTATCGGTGTTGTCGTAATCGGCCTGTTTGTTTGGCGACAATTACGTTTACCACATCCATTCTTGGAACTGCGGGTCTTTAAATCACCAATCTTTACAATTGCGGCTATTCTATCAGGGGTAACGAATATGGCTATGATTGGTGCTGAAATGGTGGTACCATTATATATTCAAAATATTCATGGTGAAACAGCCTTCCATTCTGGTTTAATGTTATTACCAGGTGCATTAGTGATGGGGGTTATGATGCCAGTGACTGGTGCGATTTTTGATAAATATGGCGCGCGTCGTTTGGCGATTGTTGGGATGATTATTTTAACAGCTGCCACAGCACCATTTGCCTTTTTAACAGCAGAAACACCAATTATGTATATCATGGTATTGTACGCAATTCGTATGTTCGGAATTTCAATGGTGATGATGCCAGTCACGACTTCAGGGATGAATGCTTTACCAATGCACTTAATTAGTCATGGTACAGCAGTCAATAATACATTCCGTCAAGTTGCCAGCTCAATTGGTACGGCAACGTTAATTAGTGTCTTGAGTAACGTCACGACAGCGAATTTACCCGATCAATCACTATTAGATAAAACACCACTAGCGTATAAAGAACAAGCATTAAATGCGACACTATCAGGGTATCATGCGGCATTTATGGTCGCTATTATCTTTGGTTTAGTTGGTGTTGTCGTTGCATTCTTTATTCAAGATAGCAAGAAACCAGCAGAAATCGAAACAAAGGAGGTTAACGCATGATTATTTTTATTCTACTTTTAAGCGTGGTCGGTTTTGCGTTTACCTTTGTCCTTGCGAAAAAATCTTGGCAAACTGGTTTTGGGATTGTTTGTGGCGGTATTTTTCTTTTGTCATTAGTGTTAGTCACAGCTAATTTTGTGAGTCATTTTGGGATGAAAAAAGTCGTGGAAACAGAAAGCATTGAACTTGTTTCTAGTGCCGATGGTTTAGACGTATTGCTTTACAAACCTTTAGGTGATGGTTCTGAAAAAGTTTATTTATACCAAACACCAAAGTCAGAAGAACCAACGCCCACTGAGACCGATCATGTGACAAATAAAGTAACAGAAGGAACATCACCAGAATTAGTTACTGAAACGAGTTATTGGGATTACAAAAATGATTTTTATAAACTGTTTTTTGGAATAGTGAACAACAATCATGAATTCATCGAAGCTGAAAATACGTTTAATGTTCCGGCAAGTTGGGAAGTATTAAGTGTTGACCAGATGAAAGAGTTTGGTCAATTAGCAAAAGAACGTCAAGCTTCGTTTAAAGAAAAAGCACAAAAAGAAATTCAAACAAAACTGATGGCCGCTATTCAAAAAGATCCTACATTAGCAACTGACGAAGCCAAAAAACAAACACTGATTGAACAATGGACTGCGGAATTACAAGCAAAAATGATGCAAGATTTGTTAAATGAAGTGAAATAAAAAATATCCGAACGATCGAGCCGAGTATTTCTGCCCAATCGTTCGGATATTTTATTGTATCTAACGTCATCTCACAAACACGGATTATTCAATAGTAATATTGCCGCTTTCAATGGTGGCATTGAAAATATGTTGGGCTTTTTGATTGCTTTCAAAAGAAGTGGTCGTTTGTTTGCCCGTTAAATTCGGGACACTTACTTTTCCATGCTCTGTTTGTAAGAAAAAGTGTGTGTCTTGTAAGGTTGATTTGGTTAATCCTAACGTAATGTCACCGTACTCACTTTTTAGGTTATTTTCGCCAGTGAAGGTGACGTGTTGCCCTTTGATAGTACCGCTTTCGGTTTTGAATTGAGTATTGTTAAACTGACTATTATCTAAAGTCATATTGCCAAATTCAGAGTGAATAGTTCCTGCGTGTAGGGTATTTTCTTCAAGAATCAGATTGCCTGATTCTGATTGGAAGGTCAGTTCGTCGATTGTGTTTTGCTTGAAGGTTGTATTGCCAACCTCATTGCGTGCCTTCAACGTAGCAAACGTAGTATCTGTCAGGACGAGTTTGCCTGATTCGACTGAAATTTTGGCCTGTTTTGCTTGAAGATGACTGAGAGTAGCTGTGCCGACTTCTACATGAATACTGACTGTATCAAGCATTTTTTCTGGCAAATAAAGTGTGATGCCTAATTGATCGCTTTGACCAATGCCCGTTGGATTAAATAGATTGTTAAAAAAAGAAATATCGATAAAAAAGTTTTGTGATCGTGTTTTTTCAAGAACGAGCGTACCGTCTTTTTCCTGGTAACGCAACGTTGAAGCGATATCACGATTGGTACTCAAATAGGAAAGATAGGCATATTCATCGTTGGATGGTTCAATGGTAAAATTCGCCACATCTAAACGAACATCCAATTCTTGGAAATCTTTCAAAGGTTCTTTGATTAATTCGATTTTTTGAACCGTTTGTTTTCCTTTTAAACTAAAATCATTTAAGTTGGCATAGGCAACATATTCTTTCCCACCCAAGAGAAAGCCAACTGCCGTTAAAATAAGTCCAATACCAATCAAGGTTAACGCGATGCGGCGTTGTAGTAACTGTTTCATGAATGACGCACCTGCTTTCTAGTCAAACGTGCCACAATATTAAGTGTCCAACGTTTGGTAATTTTCCAAAGTGCAGGGATGAGTGGTAAAATCAGCAATCCGATGCCAATCAATAGTACCCCTAAGCCAATGAGTGTCATGCCTCCTGAAAAAGAAAACGGCAAAGCGGCCAAACCACGTAAAATTAATTTGGCTGCGACTAAAAAATTAGCGACAAGCACTGAAATAAACGCGAACAACAAACTAAAAATGACGAGGATTCCTGAAAACAACAATAAAATAGCTGTTAAAGCAACCGGAATACCAATCGGTGCAGCAAAAATGGCTAAAAGTGCTAACCAAAAAGTGCGTTTCATTGACCATGTTTTGCCGGGAGTATGGGTTTGCTTTTCGACTAATTGATTTAATAATTCACTTGCTGCTTGTTTTGGGGTTCCTAGTTCGGCAATCACCATTTGTTCATTGTCGATACCCGCTTCCTCAAAATACTCCGTAAAGTAATCAATAGCATCGACATAATCTTCATGAGGTAATTTTTTTAAATACTTTTTTAATTGGTGTAAATATTCTTCTCGACTCATCCTCGTACGCCTCCTTCAATAATTGCTTCTAAACTGTCGCGATATAGTGCCCATTCACGCCTTAAAAATTGTAACTGTTCTTTTCCAGCTGCTGTCAGTGAATAATACTTACGTTTACGTCCTTGGAAAATTTGAGTGTAGGTTGTTAAGTAGCCATTTTTTTCTAATTTTTTTAGAATTGGATAAAGTATTGATTCTTTAATATCTGCAACTAGTTTAACGGTCTGACTAATTTCATATCCATAAGAATCCGCAGTTTCCACGACAGACAAAATAATACATTCAATCAATACAGATGATACTGGATAATACATATTTTATTCACATCCTTGATAGATCAATCTTTGTATATATAAAGATTTTATATATATAATTTATATACATCCTGCTATGAACGAATTGAAAAAGCAAATGAAAATTTTTTTGGTTTGTTGTTGACAAGTGTAGACGATATGAGTATAGTGAAGATATAAGGATTACATATGTAAATTTAAAAGGAGTGATTTCCATGCAAATTTCAAATGCAGAATGGCAGGTCATGCGGGTTATTTGGTCAAAAGAGCAAACGACGAGTAAAGAGATTACCCACTTATTACAGGATAAACTTCATTGGACTGCCTCTACGGTTAAAACATTACTGACACGTTTGGTTGCCAAAAAATTCGTTACAACGGAAAAATTAGGAAATCGATTTTTATATCGTCCGTTGATTACTGAAGAGGCGAGTGTCTTAGCGATGAGTCAGGAAGTATCTGAAAAAGTTTGTACGAAAAAAATTCCTTTAGTAATCATGGATTTAATTCAACAAAACGATTTAACTGCTGCAGATATTGCAGATTTAATGGAAGCTTTGCAAGCCAAAGAAGTTGTCACAACGACTGCTTGTCACTGTCTTTCCGGAAATCATCAATGTTAGGAGAGAAGAAAAATGAAAGAAACCTATGTCATTGAAGGCATGACGTGTGCTTCATGTGCGCAAACAGTGGAAAAAGCTGTGCAAAAAATTGACGGAGTACAGGTAGCAACTGTCAATCTAGCGACAGAAAAACTAAGTGTGACCGCAGAAAATGTGACAGATGAACAAATTAAACAGGCGGTTACAGATGCAGGATATCAAGTAGCCGATTCAACCATTGAGCAAATATTTATCATCGAAGGCATGACATGTGCTTCTTGTGCACAAACAGTGGAAAAAGCTACACAAAAAATTGACGGTGTCCAAGCAGCCTCCGTTAATTTAGCGACAGAAAAAATGGTTGCACGTTTTGATCTAGAAAAAGTAACACCAGCAACCATCTCAGAAGCTGTTGCGGCAGCAGGGTACCAAGCGACTGTTGCGAGTGAAGCGAAAGACGAAACAGAAGCAGTCGATAAAAAGGCAGCACACATTCAAGAAATGTGGTTCCGTTTCTTATGGTCAGCGATTTTTGCCATTCCGTTATTATATATTGCTATGGGGCCAATGGTCGGGTTACCTTTACCGACATTTATTCATCCAGATCATCATGTAGTCGCTTTTGCGGTTTTACAATTGTTGTTAACTATACCGATTGTTTATGAAGGACGATCATTTTATACGGTAGGATTTAAAGCGTTAGTCAAAGGTCATCCCAATATGGACTCGTTGATTGCAATTGGAACGTCAGCAGCGATTTTACAAGGAATCGTCATGACGATGCTCTTAGTAACGGGACGAGTGATTGTGCATTATGGACATCATCCGGATTTGTATTTTGAATCGGCAGGGGTCATTTTAACTTTAATCACGTTAGGAAAATATTTTGAAGCAGTATCCAAAGGGAAAACTTCAGAAGCTATCAAAAAATTAATGGGATTAGCACCCAAGACAGCACGAGTGGTTCGTCATGAAAAAGAGATTGAACTACCGATTGAACAAGTGCAAACAGGTGATATTGTTATTGTTCGTCCCGGAGATAAAATTCCTGTGGATGGGGTGATTGTGTCTGGTCATTCGGCTGTAGATGAAGCAATGTTAACGGGCGAAAGTATGCCTGTCGAAAAACGTGAAGGCGACAATGTGATTGGTGCGAGTATCAATAAAAATGGCTCTTTCCGTTTTAAAGCGACTAAAGTCGGAAAAGACACGACCTTATCGCAAATTATTCGGTTAGTCGAAGATGCACAAGGTTCCAAAGCTCCTATTGCAAAACTAGCCGATAAAGTTTCAGGCGTGTTTGTTCCAGTCGTTATTGTTTTGGCGATTTTATCGGGGGTAGCGTGGTTTTTCTTAGGGCAAGAATCATGGGTGTTCGCTTTAAGTATTACGATTTCGGTGTTGGTTATTGCTTGTCCCTGTGCGCTCGGTTTAGCGACCCCCACTGCGATTATGGTGGGCACAGGTAAAGGCGCAGAAAATGGTGTCTTAATTAAAAGTGGTGATGCGTTAGAAGCGACACAAAAAGTACAAACAATTGTTTTTGATAAAACGGGTACGATTACAGAAGGAAAACCAGTCGTGACAGATATTGTCACCTATCATGACTATTCAGAAGAAGAGGTACTGGTATTAGCCGCTTCAGCAGAAACCGGTTCCGAACACCCCTTAGGAGAAGCGATAGTTGAACGTGCTACTGCGCAGCAATTATCATTAACGGATGTGACAGATTTTCAAGCAATTCCTGGACATGGTATCGCTGTAACAGTTGCAGGCAAGGCTTTGTTATTGGGGAATCAAAAATTGATGAACGAACGTCATATTGAATTATTGGATGCGGTAGCGATGTCTGATCAACTAGCAAATGATGGCAAAACACCTATGTTTGTAGCTGCCGAGGGACAACTGATTGGTATTGTTGCGGTAGCAGACACGATTAAAGAAAATAGTGTCGCAGCTATCGATAAATTGCATCGTATGGGACTACAAGTAGCGATGATTACGGGCGATAACAAACGTACAGCCGAAGCAATTGCCAAACAAGTGGGTATTGACCGTGTCTTTAGTGAAGTATTGCCTGAAGACAAAGCCCAAGAAGTCAAAAATTTACAGACAGAAGGATTACATGTGGCGATGGTTGGGGATGGCATTAACGATGCACCTGCTTTGGCACAAGCCGATATTGGGATTGCAATTGGCTCAGGAACAGACGTTGCGATTGAATCTGCTGATATTGTGTTGATGCGTAGCGATTTGATGGATGTACCGACAGCGATTGAATTAAGTCGAGCGACCATTAAAAATATTAAAGAAAATCTCTTCTGGGCTTTTGCGTATAATGTATTAGGAATTCCGGTAGCAATGGGGATATTACATCTTTTTGGTGGCCCGTTGTTAAATCCTATGATTGCTGGTGCAGCGATGAGTTTTAGTTCTGTATCAGTTTTATTAAATGCCTTACGTTTAAAGGGATTTAAACCGAAGAAATAAAGGAAGTATTATTGTGAGATAAGCCTCTAATAAAAATAGCCGAACGATAAAATGAGTTACCTCATTCTATATCGTTCAGCTATTTTTTTATGTTTTAGCAATACCATCAATCAACCACTGCTTTCTAAAGCGAAAATCAGTGATTAATTCTGCTGTCGTCCAGTTGTTAACAATACAATCTGTTAAGGAATTCATGACTAAAGACATGATGAAATAGAGAAAACTTAATGCTTCTTCTGGTGAATCCATTTCAAAGTGATTGGTAGCAAGTAACGCGAACCATTGTTTAACCATAGGGGAATCTGGCGCCATTTTCGTGCGTTTCATGGCTTGTAGTTCATTGTTTTGAGTTAATAATTGTAATTTCTTCCAATAATCACTGTGACGATCGAGTTCGCTACAATAAATCAGAAATTGTTCAATTCCTAAGAAGAAATCTTGTTCATGTTGTTGAATCGATGAGAGAATCGCGTGATGAATGCTGATTGAACACTTGCTAATCAGATAAGTATACGCATCTTCTAAATCTTGAAAATATTTATAAAAAGCACCACGTGACATTTGCATGGCTTCAACAATTTCTGAGACTTTCACTTGGCTAACATGGCGATTATAAAAATTTTCCAAGAGAATTTGTTCGATGTGCGCTTTTTTTTCAACAGACAAATTTAGGAAGGTTTCTTTTGGCATGGCGGTTCTCCTTTTCAACACAATCTTCCTTGTATTATACTCGCAACAATTTTCTTTGTCACTGTTGAACAGGCGATTGTTCGATTAAGTAGCCATCTTCCATACGAAAAATACGATCACTATTTTGAATCATGCGCTCATCATGTGTCACCATAATGGTTGCTTTTTGTTTTTCATGTGCTTCTTTAATCAGTAAATTCACCACATCATAGGCATGCTCGGTATCTAAACTTGCGGTTGGTTCATCTGCTAAAATCAAACTAGGCTCATTATATAATGCACGAGCGATAGCGACACGTTGCCGTTCCCCACCAGATAAATCACGGGGATATTTTTCTTTTAAGTCATAAATATCCAACGAACGAAGCAAGTCATCTAGGCGTGTATTGTCTTCTTTACGTTTGGCTACTTTTTTTACTAATGTGAATTGTTCATGGACAGTTAAAAAAGGTACCAGATTAGAGCTTTGTAAAATAAAACCAATTTCTTTAAAGCGTAAGTCAGCACGCTTTTTTTCATTTAAATTGGAAAAATCTTGCCCATTAATTCGAATTTCACCAGAAGTGGGTGTTTGTAAACCACCGGAAATCGTTAGAAAAGTACTTTTGCCAGAACCTGATGGCCCGATAATACTCACGAATTCTCCTTGTTGAACGGTAAAATTAATTTCTTTCAGAGCGGTTACTTCGGTATGTCCGTTCCCAAATTTTTTGACAATCTGTTTCATGACTAAAATGTCTTTCATTTTTTATCCTCCTATCGCTGTAATTGGATCGACTTTGGCAACTGTCCGAATCGAAAAGAGACCGCCGATAATTGCGACAATAATAAATAGCCCACTATATACTAGCCATTGTGACCAAATAATCGCAAAAGGCATGACTTCTGGTAAGATGAAACTAGTGCCAAATGCTAACACCATTGCTAGGCCAACGCCAATCATCCCCACAATAAATGCTTGGGCAACTAATGAGTTGGCAATAAAACGATTGCGAATTCCTTGGGCTTTCATGACACCAAAAATCGCTGTTTTTTGTAGCGTAATCACATACATAAAGATACCTACGACTGCTGTTGCAACCACAAATAAGAAATAGATCATGGCATCTAGTGTTAAATTTTGTGCGGAATAACCAGGAATATTTTCGATTAAATCAGGAATTGTTAAAGAAACCATCATTTCATTCGCTGTTGGTAGTTGGGCTTTTTCTTTGGTTACCACAGCATTAATTGGTTGAGTTGTTAACGGTTGGTCACCAAATTTAAGTTGTGTCCAAGTATCCAGAGTCGTGTAGATAACTGGTGTAACGGTGTAATAATTTTCCGCAGTAATCCCAACAATTTTTAAAGGTTCAGGGTAATTACCAATCTTGATTGTATCACCAATTTGATAGGTCTCTTTTGCTAAGTTTTCAGGAATGATAATTTCATTCTTTGTTTTGAATGGATGCCCTTTAATAAGCTTTGGCAATAAGAACGCATCATTGGTTGTTCCGAAAACAGTGACATTTTGTTGCTGGTCTTTGATAGCACCACTATAAATACCGATGGGTGCTTTCTGCTTGGCTGTTACTTGTTCAAAATCATCCATTGTTAATTGAGAGGCTGCCAATGTTTTGTTGGCTTCTTCGGATAAGACGATTTCTTGCGCTTGCCAATCATCTACGCCTTTTTTAAATTCTTCGGCCAAACCACGTGCTAAACCAGAGAGCATAAATACGACATAAGCGATTAAAACCATCATGCCAATGATTAAACCATAACGTAATTTAGCGTAACGCATTTCTTTGATTGCTAAAAACATGGTTTATTCCTCCTTGTGTTTAATAGTGACAAAATGTCACTTACAGAAAGAGTGTAACGCAAAAGTGACATTTTGTCACTAATGATGCAAAAAGAAGGAAACTCCTTCTTTAAAATTGTTTCAAATACCAACAATCCATCGTGTCGTGTCCGCTTGATCCTAACGGTATAGTGAGTTTTTCAAAATGATTTTTTTCATATAGGTGGATGGCTTTGTCCAT
This window encodes:
- a CDS encoding NAD(P)/FAD-dependent oxidoreductase — protein: MKEVAILGAGYAGLRALHELQKKAAGEFRITLVDRNAYHYEATDLHEVAAGTQPKEKITYDIKDVVNPKVTTFIQDEVVKINPDTKEVELKNNKPVRYDYLIIGLGFRSETFGIPGAEENALEMVNIDSAVKIYEHIQDAMAKYKETKDKKYLKLVVCGAGFTGIELVGSLVEAKKGYAKLAGVTPDEIEIYCVEAAPTILPMFNDELTNYCLKQLDKWNVHLMTGCAIKGIKPEHVVYANGDVEKELEAATIIWTTGVSGSFVMGESGFDERRGRVVVNEDLTAPGHDDIYIIGDVAAVMDKESNRPYPTTAQIALKMGEYTAKHLVNRIKGQSTPGFVFKSAGSVASIGNTHAFGMVGKTGVKGYPASFIKKMIMNKSLYETGGVKEVMAKGRFDLYH
- a CDS encoding MDR family MFS transporter; the protein is MSSKQPLDIYGKPYNRTLLVAILLIGTFCTVLNQTLLTTAFPALMKAFDITASDVQWLTTGFLLVNGIMIPISAWLINKFSSRSLYLFSMTVFLLGTLACFMAPNFGTLLVGRLIQASGVGLSMPLLQNIMLSIFPPEKRGAAMGMSGVVIGLAPALGPTLSGWIIDHYSWRELFGMILPIAVIVLILAFFLMRSVIPLSNPSIDIFSALLSSVGFGALLYGFSSVGNKGWDSIEVLGYIGIGVVVIGLFVWRQLRLPHPFLELRVFKSPIFTIAAILSGVTNMAMIGAEMVVPLYIQNIHGETAFHSGLMLLPGALVMGVMMPVTGAIFDKYGARRLAIVGMIILTAATAPFAFLTAETPIMYIMVLYAIRMFGISMVMMPVTTSGMNALPMHLISHGTAVNNTFRQVASSIGTATLISVLSNVTTANLPDQSLLDKTPLAYKEQALNATLSGYHAAFMVAIIFGLVGVVVAFFIQDSKKPAEIETKEVNA
- a CDS encoding DUF4811 domain-containing protein; its protein translation is MIIFILLLSVVGFAFTFVLAKKSWQTGFGIVCGGIFLLSLVLVTANFVSHFGMKKVVETESIELVSSADGLDVLLYKPLGDGSEKVYLYQTPKSEEPTPTETDHVTNKVTEGTSPELVTETSYWDYKNDFYKLFFGIVNNNHEFIEAENTFNVPASWEVLSVDQMKEFGQLAKERQASFKEKAQKEIQTKLMAAIQKDPTLATDEAKKQTLIEQWTAELQAKMMQDLLNEVK
- a CDS encoding CopY/TcrY family copper transport repressor, whose translation is MQISNAEWQVMRVIWSKEQTTSKEITHLLQDKLHWTASTVKTLLTRLVAKKFVTTEKLGNRFLYRPLITEEASVLAMSQEVSEKVCTKKIPLVIMDLIQQNDLTAADIADLMEALQAKEVVTTTACHCLSGNHQC
- a CDS encoding MerR family transcriptional regulator — encoded protein: MKPSLLKQLLDSDHLLIGISELSEMSGTSPRQLRYWEEKGWITSVPDKTHAARRYRLPTVVKVELIKYYLDEGFTLKKAAEKADERIKKVHHIRKVLSKSLRDIEIIDDRFTVFSINHFEPNQERLVILHDGKKDTLHYRIFASDQTASYADLCEELK
- a CDS encoding DUF4097 family beta strand repeat-containing protein translates to MKQLLQRRIALTLIGIGLILTAVGFLLGGKEYVAYANLNDFSLKGKQTVQKIELIKEPLKDFQELDVRLDVANFTIEPSNDEYAYLSYLSTNRDIASTLRYQEKDGTLVLEKTRSQNFFIDISFFNNLFNPTGIGQSDQLGITLYLPEKMLDTVSIHVEVGTATLSHLQAKQAKISVESGKLVLTDTTFATLKARNEVGNTTFKQNTIDELTFQSESGNLILEENTLHAGTIHSEFGNMTLDNSQFNNTQFKTESGTIKGQHVTFTGENNLKSEYGDITLGLTKSTLQDTHFFLQTEHGKVSVPNLTGKQTTTSFESNQKAQHIFNATIESGNITIE
- a CDS encoding heavy metal translocating P-type ATPase, with protein sequence MKETYVIEGMTCASCAQTVEKAVQKIDGVQVATVNLATEKLSVTAENVTDEQIKQAVTDAGYQVADSTIEQIFIIEGMTCASCAQTVEKATQKIDGVQAASVNLATEKMVARFDLEKVTPATISEAVAAAGYQATVASEAKDETEAVDKKAAHIQEMWFRFLWSAIFAIPLLYIAMGPMVGLPLPTFIHPDHHVVAFAVLQLLLTIPIVYEGRSFYTVGFKALVKGHPNMDSLIAIGTSAAILQGIVMTMLLVTGRVIVHYGHHPDLYFESAGVILTLITLGKYFEAVSKGKTSEAIKKLMGLAPKTARVVRHEKEIELPIEQVQTGDIVIVRPGDKIPVDGVIVSGHSAVDEAMLTGESMPVEKREGDNVIGASINKNGSFRFKATKVGKDTTLSQIIRLVEDAQGSKAPIAKLADKVSGVFVPVVIVLAILSGVAWFFLGQESWVFALSITISVLVIACPCALGLATPTAIMVGTGKGAENGVLIKSGDALEATQKVQTIVFDKTGTITEGKPVVTDIVTYHDYSEEEVLVLAASAETGSEHPLGEAIVERATAQQLSLTDVTDFQAIPGHGIAVTVAGKALLLGNQKLMNERHIELLDAVAMSDQLANDGKTPMFVAAEGQLIGIVAVADTIKENSVAAIDKLHRMGLQVAMITGDNKRTAEAIAKQVGIDRVFSEVLPEDKAQEVKNLQTEGLHVAMVGDGINDAPALAQADIGIAIGSGTDVAIESADIVLMRSDLMDVPTAIELSRATIKNIKENLFWAFAYNVLGIPVAMGILHLFGGPLLNPMIAGAAMSFSSVSVLLNALRLKGFKPKK
- a CDS encoding PadR family transcriptional regulator, with the translated sequence MYYPVSSVLIECIILSVVETADSYGYEISQTVKLVADIKESILYPILKKLEKNGYLTTYTQIFQGRKRKYYSLTAAGKEQLQFLRREWALYRDSLEAIIEGGVRG
- a CDS encoding DUF1700 domain-containing protein, encoding MSREEYLHQLKKYLKKLPHEDYVDAIDYFTEYFEEAGIDNEQMVIAELGTPKQAASELLNQLVEKQTHTPGKTWSMKRTFWLALLAIFAAPIGIPVALTAILLLFSGILVIFSLLFAFISVLVANFLVAAKLILRGLAALPFSFSGGMTLIGLGVLLIGIGLLILPLIPALWKITKRWTLNIVARLTRKQVRHS